The window TCTTCAACAAACATTCTATGCATGTCATACTCTTACAAGAcattattccactaatttttattcatttgcAACATACCATGAAGAAAAGGAATGGCAGTCAATAGAGAGGGAGATATTGAATGCGAAGGAACATTTTGATTATGttatcataaaatatgtaattcattttctaaaaaagaaaacttcGTATGAAGAgtttaaaattacaataatataaattattgttttctgaacaaaaatatagaagaaaatataatttattcctaaaaaattatataaatatataattcattcctagaaaaaaaattaaagtaaatatGAGTCGTATAGTAACTACTTATGAagagttttcaaaaaatataatatagaaaatattaagaaaatataattaattttttattttatgttcatttttgttaatagtaatttttttcattagaGTAATTAACTTAATAATGATGTCAGTTCTGCTTTGTTTGTAATTTTACcaatttgtcaaaaatatgactgttttttatcaattcatattGTTTGAGACCAAACATAATTTGTAGAATCAAAATGTTCTTTTGGGCAACCGTTTAGacacaaaaatgaattttctGTCTAATACTATTATACACTCATAAATGCGTACAAGAGCCCGTTCGTATATACTATTAGATGAATTCTCACCTAACTAATTagctatttttaatttaagataCATATTTCATCTACATTTTATTAACTAAATCTCTAAACTctttggaaaagaaaaaggttaTTTATAAGTATTTCAAATATCTATAGTATGTACAATATAAACTGTTGCAAGTACCAAATCAgatgtagtaattatttttagtttaatattggagtactactattattaaaataaaaaaaatgagtaaaagcCAAATatggtccctaacatatggttgttttatcaatttggtccttaacattatcttttttattattttgtccctcacaaataaactcggacccgaatcggtcctcacttaacagaatcgtcaaaaaatagacgatgaccgcaatttgactatattaaattactaatggtaattaattatacctaattataattcttttcatattagcaaaattggaaaaaagatagtattagttgcaaaatgaaatgaataatttgtaatttaataggaattaagaattataattaggtataattaattatcattagtaatttaatatagtcaaattgcaatcaccgtctattttttgacggttctgttaagtgaggaccgattcaggtccgagtttatttgtgagggaccaaataatcaaaatgataatattaaggaccaaattgatataACGGTCATATGTTATGGACTatttttggcctttactctaaaaacATATGTCTACAATTCTCAATTCTTTTGTTCACTTTTGAAAGTACGTATCTAGTATCGTTAAAAGTTTAGACAAATTATGGGGCAATGAGGATCACCAATCAGAGgggtggatttttttttttttttttattctgcAAAGAATATAGTGCAATcaaaaatttatctaaatatattttaataaacaaataaagcGAGGCCACTTGATGTCGGCAAGTTCGTGATCTCATGTCATTTTCAGTTTTGCCTTCGatttttctatctttctttGTCTAACGAAAAAATCATGCAAGGGCCAAGGGGTACATTGAATCAACTAGGCTTCTGGCTTTGTAGGGTGTAACAGGATAGGTTAGAAGCAGCCCTTCACAAGATCGAAATCAACATTTCATATTAATGATGGCTGATCCGGGTGGGGTCGGGAGGGTTGTCAATTAACTCACAGCTGGTTCTTCGTGAGGATCGAAAAACTCCACtaagtttaatttttggaGTTATCATTGACACTACGATATAGCAACTCCGTCCCAACGTCGGAATTCACTTTTGTTCTTCAAGCACCATTCATTTACCAGCAACAACTTCCGCTCCACCTTTGTCTTGCAACAGCGCCATTAACTCCATTACTGAATCTATCATTGCACATGAACACTCCTACCTAACTATATAAACCAATTTTCTCGTTGACATCACTAAAATCTTACATTTCGTCTCAATTATCAATATCATGAAAACGAAAAGCATGGTAGGAAAGGATGACCTATATTGAAATTGATGATGACACAGGCCAAAACCTTTGTGTCATGCTGTGGAACTTTACCCAATAATATGCTCTAATGTATATCATAACAAGATAAAATTCAGAAACAAGATCAGTGAAACCTCTCTAATAGACTGTATTCTCAGGGAAATGCCTGAATGGATTAGATTGTATAGTACACAAAATGAAACCCTGAGATAGTATTAAACTTAGCATCCATATTTTGCAAGTACCGAATTGTGCATTTCTTTTAGAGCTTATATACTAGATTTAGCATTATtctaataatcataatttagtTTGTCATCGCCATTAGATACGACTTAGCTCGCTGGTGGAGCAAGGGACTCTGGCTCTGGAGCCACCTCTGCTCCCATCAAACCATTAGGCTGGTGCTTCTCCAAACCCCACAGCTTGGCAGATTTCATGTCGTCCTCTTCCATTTGCCTTGAAAACTCCTCGTGGTCGTACTGCAGCGTTGCATTGCCTCCAAACTCAGTCGGGAGATTCTCCACATCAAAATACGATCTCATAATTTCTACACTGTCCTTGTTCTTTGGGTACACAAATCTCACCTTCTGGAACGTTTTTGGATCCAAGAAGTATTTAACAATCTGCAATAACACATCACTTCCTTAAACAATTGACAAACCATAAGTTATGATGCAAAACGCCAAAATGCAAAATAGCACCATAGATAATGTTGATAAAGTCAAGCATTCAGTAAGAATGCATATAGCAGCCAACTCAAAAAGATGCAGCGAATCACAAGCAATCGAGAAATGGAATCATTTGGAtagaattcattttttttgtggttGGAAAATGCAAACACCATACATACACAATctataaacattaaaaaatgtagtatCAAAGAGTAATAAAACAAACCTTCCAAAATGCTTCAAAAATGCGAGGGGGGCTGTACAGAAACGCCACGCCTAATCTCTCTGGGTAATGATTTTGTAGTATGTTGATGGTATCTCTTGCAGACTTAACAGGGACGTTGTTGCTTATAGACCAACCTGTGAAGTCAATCAACCACGCCATCTGCTCCTGACCTTCTGGAAGATTTGCTATGGCATTCTCAATGAGATAAACCAGATGTTTCATCTGATTATCCAGTGATGTCGTATTCTGAAATGCAAAACAGCACAACATCAAATGACTCCTATTCAAAGGCAAAAAATGTGATGTTAAATTAGCCTATAGAATCTCTCGGATACCTGTAATCCCGGTCTCAGTATAAGAACAGTCCTACCCTGTCGATCATGAAAGTTTGCTCTGAATACTTTCCCAGTCTCACCTTCAATTGCAACTTCACTCTAGATATGAATAATGATCAATGTATATGCTCAGATTGATGTGTGTTGATAAACAAAATGGTTATAAAAGTAAACTGACTGGGGATGATGATAAGAAACATAGCATGTAATTCTAGTAACAAAAAGTAGTTGCTACACAAGAATTACTTGTCTCTCTTACCCAACGGATTTCTTCCGGTTTAAAACTTGATCTCCATCTCAGTGACTCTTCCAACATcttctttgatttttctacATTCCAGCTCCGAGCTTCCAGATATCTCTTCAAACATGCATCAGAGCAATACTGCTGACTGCGACCCGTCAATGGTCCCAAAGAAGACTTAAGCTCTTGGAACTTcagataaatgaaaattcaatCAGATCATCTTCAAAGATTTCATTAGTGCATATGCAGGAGAGCATTATATtgtttatacatatatttttcttgctTAATCACACGTACTTATGAAGATTATGGTGTTTAATGTCGATGTACTGCATATTCACTACTACCATGTTctcaaattacaaataacaaataaatgaaaaactgaaaaGACTTAAAGCTAGCAGGAGACTTCAAACTGCAACAATAACCAGAGAAAAATCAGTAGCTACCTTACCTTACTTCAACAGAAACATTATATTCACAAGCATTATTTGAAAAGATCAATTCTATCATTATTACCTTGCGCTCGTGCTGCTGCTCAACACTCTCACTATCATGGGAGGAATTTCTCTTGCGGAAAAACATGATATGTCTAGAGCTACTCTTATGTAGCAAAGGAGCTTATCTGTAACaggaaaaaaatcattaagCTATTTCTGTTATGACTCACAGACTCCAAAGAACTGGAAAGCAGGGGTATACAGAGAGAAACATGCAACAGCAGTTCAAGATCAACAAACAACTAGAAAATTTATGTCATATAAAACCAAGTCAAGGGTGCCCTTCTCTTTATATCCAAAGATGTAACTCTATGCTTAACACATTTGACAAGCAGAAGAATCCATTGATGTTCTAACAAGCACATACAATTGGTTTCTTACTGGTAATTTCAGGATAAGCAACTCCCCTTTACCCAATTTCATGTAGTTCATCTTGATAACATTCACTACTATTtacataaatcaaaatcagctacaaaaaaaaaaggtgctTTATTTTCAATAAGTGAAACCTTAATCTTACAGCCATTTATGTATACACATTAAACAGAAACAAGCATAGAATCATATAAACTTCACCAAAACAAATCTcttcttatttgattttttcaaatgGGGCTTTCTTCTTAatgtaatattaaaatgccCAAAAAAAACgatggattatttttatgcagTTCCACCATTTACACGGCTCAATCTACAATTGAAAGAATTTCAATACGAATTACAAACATTGATTAAAAAACAGCGCTTTCCTGATCAAAACCCCCCAGAGATCAGAAACTCGACTTTTCTCAAAAGCAAATTAACAAAAGGAATCGATTAGTACATCTCTAGTCAAATTCCAGCGCAGCGGCAATCAGCCACAAAACGAGAAACGATTTAGATTCATTCAAGATCCAAAAACTCCCAATAGAtccaaggaaaaaaaaataaaaacaaaaatattaaaataaaagcacAGGAGCGAGGGACTAAACACATGACTGGAAACAGAAACACCGAAAAAGCATGGATCAAAAATTGGTTTGTCACTCACCCAGCAATGGAgattgtagagagagaaagggagaGAGATTTCCTCTTTATCAACCTCAGGATTTTCTCATGCAAAAGCTCCTCCCACTAGTTGTCCTCTCTCACTCcctcacacacaaacacacgcACTTTGTGTGAAAAGAGCTCACAAATCACTATAATGCGTGaaaactttattatatattcacACACGTGTGTGTGCATTAATATTCTTCGACTGTGTGTTATGTGTGAAATAATTAACTCAATCAGATATACTAAATGAGCAATGCCTTAAAAAATCTACTAcaactaatatttatttatttttttgagagagaaagaaaagaaaatggggACTGAactattgattttatttttcaaaaaggtAAATGCGAATATATTTTCTGATcaagaaatataatactccctcgtcccataaaagatatcacacttgtgggacggcacgagattttaggaggttttgttttgtgtgttaaatgaagtgataaaatatactccctccgtcccccattaggagtagtactttgaccggacaaggattttaagaaatgtaaagaaaagttggttgaaaaagttagtggaatgtgggacccatttttttatattggttttataataaaatgtgagtaaaatgaattagtggaatatgggacctacttaccatttatagtaaaaatgaagtgcgactcttaattggggacggaccaaaatgataattagtaactcttattcggggacggagggagtaatttttatattcgtgtgagagagaatttttttcaaaagggaaaatgtgacatcttttatgagacaaattaaaaaaagtatgacatcttttgtgggacagataGGAGTACAAATTACtccaaaaaatagaataacttGAGATTAGATGCTAAATAGTGTAAGTTAGTATGACCTGTCAATGATTTGGtggtgattttaaaaaaattttgataattcgATCTTGTTTGaattatcatatttcattttttttagaaagaGATTGTGTTAGTAATGGAGTTGGCAAATCAAAtcaatgttatttttaaatctgAACAAAGTTAGGTGTTGTACAAGTACTGAGCGTGCAAAATTGCaagcaaattattttttaagtttttaaaaaatcccataattgtaaaaaaaaatagccaTGTCAAAAATTTATGTTCACAAAAAGCCTTTGTCCTTTTTTTAgtactttaattttctttctagCACTAAGTGATTGTGATATTTactgaaaaaggaaatacatTTGAAGTGGCCTCCTGGTTTGGTTAAATTTTCACTAAAAAACTTTATGAATCTGCTTTACTTACTTTTGTATTCATAAGAAATAAATCTTTATTGTACTATtgtttattactagtattaaagagttaaatgaaattatatgatGGAAAATTTGTATCCCACAGGACTTAATTGTGCAGAAAGCATCTTTCTAGAAGCAGAAAAGTCCAACAATGCAACTCGATTTTCTTCCCCAACTTTTGCGACCACTactatgatattttaattgcaTTCTGTTGGCTTCTTCTTTCCCTTCTATCgtcaattcaaattaaaatatttgtggagattaataataataaatatattagatAAACTATGAAAACAAATCTCTGAACCTTGTGTTTGCATAtgtttttatactttataaaaataaatatcaatttcgTAATTAAGTCTCTAAACAAGACATTGCCTCATTACGGAATTTGTTGTCCtcttttttctaaattaaggACATTTTAGTTTTCTAGCTTAATTTTACTCTCgattatacttataatttgCACATACTCTTACTAATTTACaaacatattataaaatgataccactactttatggagtagtattttattaatgcTTTTACATTTATAGGGGTCATATTTTTCTCTGTCTTAAATGACATTTAGAGTATTGAATTGAATGTGATTTGCTGAAAAGGTTTCTTAGACTATTACAGAGCGAAAAatagtttgtttttaatagtagtagatTTTATTGATGGATATTTCTTCTCTAACTAATACTAGTACAATGTTGGAAGACTAAAATCAGAATATGTAGATTGTGGTGCGGGGCGGGTGAgttgtaaaaataattgatggaAGAAAACAAACATAAGATTACCGAATTTCTATCTATTATTGGATGCAAGTGTTTGGAAATAGACTCGGTATTAGGTCAATATTTTTAGGACCCAATTCCACGTTCCACAAAACTAATTaaccatttattttattacattataaatttaaaatcattataTGTCGACTATTAGTCTATTACCAAGTAACTTCCTCCAAGTCAACTAGTCtcattgaaaatttgaaatgattctAAAGTGGGTGGATCCTCAATTACTCATGAATGAATCAGACTTGACCATGTGTTTTGTGACGAAAATTTTGTGGGTCTCATTTTCAactagttattttctttttctttttcttttaaatagtctttttaattttagttgttATCTTGTGAAATCATTTGCCATGgctttgttgatttatttctatccaatatattcttttcactttctctttGCCTCAATTTTCTTATGCAAATGGAGTACTTAGGTCATTCATACCAGGATCCTTAAATCGTGTATTCCTTCACTATTTAAAGCATTATACTTCCTTCGTGCCATAAAATTAAggatattttcaattttgggaTATCCTATAAAATAttctcttctatttttggtagcttcc is drawn from Salvia hispanica cultivar TCC Black 2014 chromosome 6, UniMelb_Shisp_WGS_1.0, whole genome shotgun sequence and contains these coding sequences:
- the LOC125191849 gene encoding phosphatidylinositol transfer protein 3-like, which encodes MFFRKRNSSHDSESVEQQHERKFQELKSSLGPLTGRSQQYCSDACLKRYLEARSWNVEKSKKMLEESLRWRSSFKPEEIRWSEVAIEGETGKVFRANFHDRQGRTVLILRPGLQNTTSLDNQMKHLVYLIENAIANLPEGQEQMAWLIDFTGWSISNNVPVKSARDTINILQNHYPERLGVAFLYSPPRIFEAFWKIVKYFLDPKTFQKVRFVYPKNKDSVEIMRSYFDVENLPTEFGGNATLQYDHEEFSRQMEEDDMKSAKLWGLEKHQPNGLMGAEVAPEPESLAPPAS